ACTTAAGATATACTATTCTATTGGATATACAATTTCAAGATATGGTCAGGCCGGCCTCTGCGCGATGCGAAGGCGGCGCCGGGGCCAGATCTCAAACGCCCCGGCAACGATGGGCCTTGGCGAGCGCCCGGAGAACGACGCGCCCGGCCGGCCGGGCCCGGTCTGCGGGCGCACGGCGCAGATGCAGGAGCACGGCGATGGAAAGCTCCGCAATGCTCGCCCCCGGCCGCGGGCAGACGACCGGCAGCCGGCCGTACAGCCCGGCCGAGGCCCGGTGCCCGGCCAGCACGCCGTCGACATAGGCGTGCAGAATGCCGATCGGGATGCCGATCAGATCGTCGGCAATCCGGATTCTGCGCTCGCCCTGCGCCGGGCCGGCCGCCGCTGACAGGACAGACGCGGCGAGTACCGCCGCCGCAAGAACCGTTCCCGATCGCTTCATGGTTCCGCCTCCCTCGAACACCGTTCGCTGCCGCTGCCTGCCGCTCTTTCAGGCCGTCCGGGCGGCGGCGCGCGCCGCATCCGCGCTCAATACCCTTCGTCCCGAACCTCCCGGAGCAGTTCGGCGGCCGGCCGGCGCAGCCGGGGCATGGTCGCGCGAAAATCGGCCAGTTCCTTCAAGGGCAGCGGCTTCCGGGGGGCGGAGGGCTCGCGCTTGTCGCCGGAATGCACACTCACAGCACGCTCGCAACGTCCGTCTGCGCAAAATCCCCGCCGATATAGAGCAGCGGACAATCGTGCGATTTCGCCGTTTCGTAAGCGAAACAGTCGCCGAAATTCAGCCCGGCCGGGTGGACGCCTTTGCCCCATCGCGCATGGGCGTCGGCGACCCGTCGCGCCGCGGCAGGCGAGACGCTTGCGATCTCAAGGCCGAGTCCGTCGATCAGCGTGGACATTTCCGCGCCGAAGCCGCGCCGTCCGGCAACGATCAGCGCCTCGGCTACCGTTGCGGCCGAAATCGCGACCCGGTCGTTTGTTCCGAGCGCTTCTTTGCAAGCCGCCGCCG
This window of the Rhodospirillaceae bacterium genome carries:
- a CDS encoding Rap1a/Tai family immunity protein, with amino-acid sequence MKRSGTVLAAAVLAASVLSAAAGPAQGERRIRIADDLIGIPIGILHAYVDGVLAGHRASAGLYGRLPVVCPRPGASIAELSIAVLLHLRRAPADRARPAGRVVLRALAKAHRCRGV
- a CDS encoding type II toxin-antitoxin system VapC family toxin is translated as MIAVDTSALMAILMKEPPAAACKEALGTNDRVAISAATVAEALIVAGRRGFGAEMSTLIDGLGLEIASVSPAAARRVADAHARWGKGVHPAGLNFGDCFAYETAKSHDCPLLYIGGDFAQTDVASVL